From the genome of Camelus dromedarius isolate mCamDro1 chromosome 19, mCamDro1.pat, whole genome shotgun sequence, one region includes:
- the SRSF3 gene encoding serine/arginine-rich splicing factor 3 codes for MHRDSCPLDCKVYVGNLGNNGNKTELERAFGYYGPLRSVWVARNPPGFAFVEFEDPRDAADAVRELDGRTLCGCRVRVELSNGEKRSRNRGPPPSWGRRPRDDYRRRSPPPRRRSPRRRSFSRSRSRSLSRDRRRERSLSRERNHKPSRSFSRSRSRSRSNERK; via the exons ATGCATCGTGATTCCTGTCCATTGGACTGTAAAGTTTATGTAGGTAATCTTGGAAACAATGGTAACAAGACTGAATTGGAACGAGCTTTTGGCTATTACGGACCACTCCGAAGTGTTTGGGTTGCTAGAAACCCTCCTGGCTTTGCTTTTGTTGAATTTGAAGATCCTCGAGATGCAGCGGATGCTGTCCGAGAGCTAGATGGGAG AACACTGTGTGGCTGCCGAGTAAGGGTGGAACTGTCCAATGGTGAAAAGAGAAGTCGAAATCGTGGACCACCTCCCTCTTGGGGTCGTCGCCCTCGAGATGATTATCGGAGAAGGAGTCCTCCACCCCGCCGCAG ATCTCCAAGACGGAGAAGCTTCTCTCGCAGCCGGAGCAG GTCCCTTTCTAGAGATAGGAGAAGAGAGAGATCGCTGTCTCGGGAAAGAAATCACAAGCCATCCCGTTCTTTCTCTAGGTCTCGTAG ccGATCTAGgtcaaatgaaaggaaatag